Within the Erigeron canadensis isolate Cc75 chromosome 6, C_canadensis_v1, whole genome shotgun sequence genome, the region AAACTACGGgtagttaacaaaaaaaaaaaaaaaagatctcgGATACATACTGCGAATGGTTAACTAAGAAAAGATGTGGGAAGAAAAGAGACATTGAAAAATAAAGTGGTTGTCAAATCAAACTGCAACAATACATGCCATAACCATGTGGTCTGTAAATACTCAAAAAGGTTTCATTCTATTTGGGCCCCAACGAATTATGACAATTTCTCATGGTTGGGGGCAGATGCTTCATTACCTTAGCCCAACCTTATATGCCCCTAATTCCTGTGCACCTAGACAATGGTCACTTTTGAAATTATGAATATGAATGACATTATAATTTACTAGAAGGgttgaaaactttttttttttttttttttaactattgtAAGTGATTTTCACAATAATTTTTAGTTataatacatattttattatatacatgtAATATTGTATATGGCTAAAATGTGTTGTGAGAATACATCTCCctttattatataaatgaacTGGATTGTATACTTGTATGAGGATCATTTTGGTTGCATTTCATGAACGGCAGCTCAACAAAGGTTAGTCTTGCATTGTTGCGAGAATAAACGCTATATCGGACTTAGCCGAGAATGCGAAATGATAACTTCTATGATGATATTAATAAACCCTTATTGAAAAATATACTTCTAATTGAccaaagatatttatatatatatatatatattttcatatgtgaaaattccataaaacctatacaaaattgGCAGAGACAACTGCCTAAAGGTTGTAATGGAATTGATACACACCACATTCCTATTTCCGCAAATAGACAATAATCATAGACATTAAACTTATTACATGACACTAATAACACAtcaagtagtagtagtagtacaaTTCATAGTTATAAAACACATTAATCGACTTAGGAAAGTGGTGATCTTTGGGGAGCTCCCTTTCTTCTGTtactaaaagaaaagaatttaGGAAGGTAgtctttgtttttcttcttcttctttgtctCGATCTCTGGTTTATACGAAATCCTTGAAATGCCAGAGTAATCATCAGAGCCCGACGAGTCTTTGAACTGCAAGGAGTCCTCAAGGATGTAGTTTGGGGTATCCTCATCAACAAACTCAGAACCATACATTTGAAGTCCTTCAAATTGGGAGAAGGAAAAATCGGTCACATCAAACCTACACAAAACACTAGACAAATCTTCTCCTTGATGCACCATGTGATCAACCTGGTCCCAAAAACCCAATCAAATTCAGTTATAATTTCCTAGACATAAAAGTACAAAAACAGTAACAAATGAATTTcaaaatgaatataataaagGTAGATAATAATCTATAACTATTCAAAACCTTGCAAGATAGTGAACAAAAGTGAAATGGCTCTTGTAGGATCCTGTCACAGGTCAAACATGAATTGGCAGGGCCCTTGCATGACCTTGTTTGTGCCCTTTGGTTCAAGAATATCACCTTTGCACTGTTTATTGTATATGactacaaaacaaaacaataatataaataaacattcACAAAATCGACTAATTTCATATATAGACTTAATAGTAAACGTTCGTATGTATGCAGAGGGCTTGATGTAGCAAGTGTAAAAAAGTCCTTTAATGTTTCGACATTTTCCCACTAGTATATGTACCCAAAATAATCTTAATTTTGACTTAATGCAATAACTTTTTACTCTTTGATGTACTTAATGTACTTGGTTCCCATACATGTGAGAGTATAATTTTTCCACTTCTTACGAGCTTGGGTAATCCACTCGCTCGTAATCACAATGACATCCAATTAGACAGTATGAAGAGTTCGAACCACACATGCATAAGATGAAACCCAAGACTCTCGAAAGCCTTCTCAATAATGCACTTATTTCATTTGCGATCACCGAGTAAATCACTTgggataaaaataaaaactacgaGTACATTTGAATATGATGCATTTACGTTATATGTATCAAAGAGTAAAATTATGTGTATTAAAAATCATATTCATTAGGTGCATTAAGAAAATTCTTATATGTTGTTAAGGCTCTTTGTACCAAATTCTTATGTGTTTATTATATATCGGATTTTGCTAAACAGTTAGCAAAGATGTAATAAATCTTTTTTCCATATGATAAAACTACGGATATAGAAATAATCTTAAACTAGTACTAAGATGGAATAGATCTAAAAGGACAATAACAATAGTCGATacattaaataaagaaaatttttgaaatgGGGAAGAAGACAAGGGAAAGTTACCTGAACAAAGGAGCAGTCAATGAGCTTTTCGAGATCGTCTAATCTAACAACATCCTGATAAACATATCTTCTCACCTATCATCACATGAAACCCACCCCGTTAAATAACAAACAACACCCCCAACCCCACTAATTTTCCGTACAACACCTCTACCTTTATTGCACTATTTTTATCATATTCTAATCTAAATCACATTAACACGGACGTACATTATTTTAACTTTCGCTAATACATTGATGCCCAACTGGTTAAATCTCGAGAATCGTGACAAATTTAATCGACCCATGTTACTATTAATTAACGTACttgataatgataatttaaCTCTACAGAGACGTGAGATGTAAATAGTTATATCCTTTTTAAATTAACTCTATAAAAGATACATAATGAGTTAATAAGCAAAGCACTTTAGAATATAGCAAAACATACCACTCATATAGTGTtgaagctatatatatatagacatattaTTATTCAATTTTTACTATGTTTAATTTAAAGTATCTTGTCCATAGTATCATATAACTTGGTAATGCATTATTGTGTAACATAATAGATTTACTTAACGACTTAATTCCACTATTAATCATGTAAATGACACATATCAAGGTTGATGTCTCTCAATACAGGATAATTTTTGACGTAAAAAATGATAATCACGTCAAACACAATCTTGTGGAAACTGCGTTGGACGACGATCTAAAATTTGCAAAGAGAACGataataaattttagtttttacattACAATAAGTGATCATTTTCACAAAAATGGATGATTATAAATACTTGACACAATTATCATGTTAGCTAACTAACTATTGCTTGTGAAACAATAGTTaactatgatatatatatatatatataaaagggtaaagttattttgagtaaaccttttttttgtgagaacctttgagaacttttcaaatcaaacccaACCGATAATTGTTCTTTACCTGGACAttgtttttaattgttttctgaataacttatgtgtaactttgaagtttataattgtgtggagcatggattatcatccattatacaattatgtggagatttggattcttcatcatatgtgcacgaatattgctatgatcacatgtatgcaagtcaatcacatgtaatcatagcaatattcgtgcacatgtgaacaagaatctaaatctccacataattgtataacggatgataattcatgcctccacacaattataaacttcaaaattacacataagttattcagaaagaatcaaaaaacaattttcatgtaaataataatcatcggttgggcttgattgaaaagttctcaaaagttcaagcaaaaaaaagttctcaaaataacttttcaatatatgtatatatatatggaaaagtgaatataaggttgtccggcattTAAGCTTAAGTGTGAAATTcttcacatacaaattttttaatattttttgattaattaattaggcCCTAataattttatggattaaaaaaaaaataggtaagTCTTCATTATCTAAGTTTAAGTTTAGGTATCTAATAaccttatattatattatgtatattgatattgatagttCACAACTATAgctattttgttttatttttctttttcgtaATAATTGAGTTATAGGAATTGGGATGTCAATGATTATTAAGGGAAAAAGGAAAGTGTTGTGAAAAAGATAGATCTTttgattaaaaaacaaaattgaccAGCGTGAATATTTGGTCAAACTTCTACTTTCTTCGAAAGCAACAGCTGAGAGAACCTTTGCAGGTGAAAGCAATGCCAAATTTgtaagtattaattaatttttaatttatatacacgtaattatatattaaatcttataataaatcatatatataaactctAGTATAATTATTGACttactttcctttcttttctttaattttgtttatctaGAAAAAGAATGTTGATGGCAATTGGACTAGAGAGATGCATTTGCATATATACAAATTGAACGACTTATCAAATTAAATGTATAATTGTAGAATTTATTTCTATTGcaaatttgaaaaagaaattatgGTGTTGTCCATTACTCGTGCCATAGTAAATAATTGGTGACATTCGTATAGTTTGTCGCTACTGTTAACTGACTTAGATTCGACTTTTAAACATATGGCAAAATTCAATACATACACTACTTTCAAGTATCAAACAATTGACAGGTTAATAGATTAGCTCAACTTTGAAAGGATAAGAATAAATAGAATGAAATACACGTCAATTCATATTTGATGAGTAACGAAAAggtagagatatatatatatgttgaggACGTACATGTAtgtagtaaaaaataaaaacaattaggCTAATACTCGAttgttcaaaatataattaaattaataaataataaaaataaacaataacaaatgaaGAATGTGACTAATTTAGTAAGACTACAAATGCCTAAAAAACCAAAGATTAAatcaaaagaaagaatgaagggcaacactaaatttttagttatatttttgaGACTATCAACTTAGTCACATATATTATCTAtgttacataataaaaaaaaatagctttttatgttgaaagttacataaaGAATATGTCTAAATTACCCTCCATAATAAAActcttctctatttgtttgtagCAATTCACACATAAGTAACTCTCTTTCaatatatctttctttttcctttatttGCACCCTGTTAATGGTATCCgctgcaacgtgcgggtaccatgctagttattATCCTATCATAAACTTAATATATTACACGAAGGGTCTTTATAGTTTACTCCATATTTTAAATTCGGATATTTAAGTTAAAAGTTAGATAATCCTTCATTATTCAATTTGCTGCTTAAGTGGTTCTTGATTTGTAGTTATTTTTTGCTGCTTA harbors:
- the LOC122605968 gene encoding protein RGF1 INDUCIBLE TRANSCRIPTION FACTOR 1, which translates into the protein MVMKPAWLEGLMGESFFGICGIHEHKRKNEKNIFCLDCCQSFCPHCLPSHHSHPILQVRRYVYQDVVRLDDLEKLIDCSFVQSYTINSAKVIFLNQRAQTRSCKGPANSCLTCDRILQEPFHFCSLSCKVDHMVHQGEDLSSVLCRFDVTDFSFSQFEGLQMYGSEFVDEDTPNYILEDSLQFKDSSGSDDYSGISRISYKPEIETKKKKKNKDYLPKFFSFSNRRKGAPQRSPLS